Proteins encoded together in one Bombus vancouverensis nearcticus chromosome 14, iyBomVanc1_principal, whole genome shotgun sequence window:
- the LOC117159358 gene encoding putative Rho GTPase-activating protein CG5521 isoform X4: protein MFSKKLHVDVKKSTLKIQDVKKDSATRFKHLKIVLENVDTDEAKGFFEGNFSHVYFILYDCFVSAETNLRQRVHKAHREELEQVLQLLEKVLTLLPELLNRRWQCHSLARILQKLLHPGNSWKLRREAIRYFILWYQALGENAPDHIHQMFASLIPGFPPQQPSPYKSERKIDGKKDKLVKVIGCDDKDKKEFYDTQLSQSTFHDNGSNQCPVTQVDNGPILPPQSGEKPLDNETVRFLEALLEFMVTQVVKIEWRDKSSRQHKTFQFLLERFKTTYLRHICPEFDENFSLYKPNLELPTMRKPTNQSQDNYVLCKVALIKWIASFTHIARKDARVAHLSHSTTPNEENTEPELRRVSVTQNSADSTLLSPESTVSQQENQNQEDSSVSAVTLVRDVLYGNRDNVNFVHELYRQAFLLDFNHAGAIRKAIAVYKDWIQMNELPPFMLEPLDSHKERDFEENPRKDLNDIDKSPSESYRQTRLRNDSYLGAIHRENLFIRAGLQNVLQVFITQASNVFFLENSGPNASLSLLEEQTDSCKRVLNVYRYVVMNSRLEPGTWEQLLRVLLQITSLVLNEKSSRRKIQESIGGKLAPAIFQTLIVTWIKANLNVVISTQLWDQFLEVLTSLTQWEELIREWAKTLDTLTRVLARHVYNLDLNDLPLDRLSEQKTKKRRGVGSRAASTGSVQPPRKGSVDQDNNTVSKENVSDHPMRDLRKVRPLPRSASDNTIYNGKARTKLHRNRTHTVHSGIPVLPLSIEQDMARLLSNGTTSSSTTGRKMLPNRRAKSLDSIVIVDSEPPSPRCPSPTPSSGVDSNKDSPIQIENIDGSSIDTNDASERRSVMAGGGVRGWLPDVAVVLWRRMLSALGDVNNIQDPTLHGQVMDYLVQLTQTLLKIRLNQGVSGDNQATPPAPELIPPLTVIAPWCFKAIQLPSQYEVGKLAAYRLICLLTVQPQDINLPKQHLTLFYRAVHSGIVSNDNKVLHVLVKYTGPRLFSLNLPGSSLLILDYIHAANVILSNQDIQAPRTEAVSIIGSLLSLPATTVKLPVLQPTANDIVTMTCPDAKEHIIMILLRSCRREPTGIARCIAVSSIAMFVYRELCYKNQHPRIPEAVTVLLLALKATHATVAQVACDSLLLLCDKADILLELYPNVPCKIIQILSETLGYMSTRERRGPLTISMLFCLGEWAMHLGPSVLLRVFQGKPLLMTLFTVLDNIVQDTIDKDVSQTNKSHEDEDDDFDPDITLDNLADDICAKSPRRGNTQSVQLAAKMVMMHLINHLGHFPMGIGAARLSSLVVELDDVPGIDGDELSSAIFHAPNIQLLMLSNSVIMSLVELAALDAPGGGVTAGLTTAPSLVRVLLRDLAGKASWDSSILYSQPFVEDDVPIAFTKHVEWKAKVHGDDLSSVITSQTCTPRHTIRHREPHILPTFANAASDMDNLDDLLQYIGHTSPEVLTNPEIALNAPANPPQGQYLESETIATILNQRNAEQEHINNWSQHISMCASAISPPSCRPPPAPFHHCRLLFSHLGLSGWEQRRKLHLLSKNEKLLRELRNLDSQRSRETHKIAVIYVSQGQEDKNSILSNVTASKEYESFIARLAWEVELESHTGFLGGLVPGKASGVTAPYFATSFTEILFHVATRMPSDSPESLLQKTRHLGNDEIHIVWSEHWRDYRRDIIPTEFCDVLIVIYPLHNKLYRIQISRKPEIPFFGPLFDECIVEDKVLPGLVRTTALAASRAKRSTLTLYQHYYEERARSIDTVMRNHKEATTFEEFTANVYSPVQPPSPFSGTSSVSASSNLAAALIDSHQGRSGLRSSSAASSDNRANRGD, encoded by the exons ATGTTCAGCAAAAAACTTCATGTAGACGTCAAAAAGTCAACACTGAAGATTCAGGATGTTAAAAAGGATAGCGCGACTCGGTTCAAGCATCTTAAAATTGTACTAG aaaatgtggaTACTGATGAAGCAAAGGGGTTTTTTGAAGGCAACTTCAGTCATgtctattttattctatatgattGTTTTGTATCAGCTGAAACAAATCTGCGACAACGAG TGCATAAAGCACATAGAGAGGAATTGGAACAGGTGTTGCAACTCTTGGAAAAAGTCTTAACACTTCTTCCTGAGCTGCTTAATAGAAGATGGCAATGTCATAGTCTAGCAAGGATTTTACAAAAGCTTCTACATCCTGGTAATAGTTGGAAACTTAGAAGAGAAGCTATAAG ATACTTTATTTTGTGGTACCAAGCACTTGGTGAAAATGCTCCTGATCACATTCACCAAATGTTTGCAAGCTTGATACCAGGGTTTCCACCGCAACAACCATCTCCTTATAAGTCTGAACGTAAGATAGATGGAAAGAAAGATAAACTTGTCAAAGTTATTGGTTGTGATGATAAAGATAAGAAGGAATTTTATGATACACAATTGTCACAAAGTACTTTTCATGATAATGGTTCAAACCAGTGCCCTGTCACTCAAGTTGACAATGGACCTATTTTACCCCCACAAAGTGGGGAAAAGCCTCTTGATAATGAGACTGTTCGATTTTTAGAAGCATTACTTGAATTTATGGTTACTCag GTTGTAAAGATAGAATGGAGAGATAAATCTTCAAGACAGCACAAgacttttcaatttttattagaacGTTTTAAAACTACGTATCTTCGTCATATTTGTCCTGAGTTTGATGAGAATTTTTCGTTGTACAAACCGAATTTGGAGTTGCCTACGATGCGAAAACCAACGAATCAGAGTCAGGATAATTATGTATTGTGCAAAGTTGCTTTGATTAAGTGGATCGCTAGTTTTACCCATATCGCTAGAAAAGATGCTCGTGTCGCACATCTTTCGCATAG cACAACTCCAAATGAAGAAAATACGGAACCAGAGCTTCGTCGAGTTTCCGTTACACAAAATAGTGCTGACTCAACTTTATTATCTCCCGAATCAACTGTGTCTCAACAAGAGAATCAAAATCAGGAAGATAGTAGTGTTTCAGCAGTCACTCTTGTTAGGGATGTTCTATATGGAAACAGGGATAACGTGAATTTCGTACATGAGCTATACAGACAAGCATTTTTGTTAGACTTTAACCATGCTGGTGCTATAAGAAAAGCTATAGCGGTTTATAAAGATTGGATTCAAATGAAT GAATTACCACCATTCATGTTGGAACCATTGGATAGTCATAAGGAAAGGGATTTCGAAGAAAATCCGAGAAAAGATCTAAATGATATCGATAAAAGTCCTTCGGAAAGTTATCGTCAAACAAGATTGAGAAATGATTCTTACCTCGGTGCTATACACagagaaaatttatttataagagCGGGGCTACAAAATGTTTTGCAAGTGTTCATTACACAAGCTTCCAACGTCTTCTTCTTAGAGAATTCTGGACCGAATGCATCTTTATCATTACTGGAAGAACAGACCGATAGTTGCAAAAGAGTTTTGAACGTATATCGATATGTTGTAATGAATTCTCGATTAGAACCGGGTACTTGGGAACAGTTGCTTAG AGTATTACTACAAATAACATCACttgttttaaatgaaaaatcTTCTCGGCGCAAGATTCAAGAAAGCATTGGCGGTAAACTTGCCCCTGCCATATTTCAGACTTTAATCGTTACATGGATTAAAGCTAATTtaaatgttgttatttctacACAATTGTGGGATCAGTTCCTGGAAGTGTTGACTTCTTTAACACAGTGGGAAGAGCTAATTCGAGAATGGGCG aAAACATTGGATACTTTAACAAGGGTGCTTGCCAGGCATGTGTATAATTTGGATTTAAATGATTTACCATTAGATAGATTGAGTGAACAAAAAACTAAAAAGCGTCGTGGTGTTGGAAGCCGGGCTGCTTCAACCGGAAGTGTTCAACCACCACGCAAAGGAAGTGTCGATCAAGATAATAATACCGTATCTAAAGAAAATGTTTCAG ACCACCCGATGCGAGACTTAAGGAAGGTACGACCACTTCCTCGTAGTGCAAGCGATAATACGATATACAATGGAAAAGCACGTACAAAACTTCATAGAAATCGCACACATACTGTACACAGTGGTATTCCTG TACTCCCCCTATCGATAGAGCAAGATATGGCACGACTATTGTCAAACGGTACTACTTCGTCGTCGACAACTGGTCGGAAAATGTTACCGAACAGGCGTGCTAAATCTTTGGATAGCATTGTAATAGTCGATAGCGAACCACCATCACCACGTTGTCCTTCTCCAACACCGAGCAGCGGAGTCGACAGTAACAAAGACAGTCCGATACAGATAGAAAACATTGACGGCAGTAGTATCG ATACGAATGATGCATCAGAAAGGAGATCTGTTATGGCAGGTGGTGGAGTTCGCGGATGGTTACCCGATGTTGCGGTCGTATTATGGCGTCGTATGCTATCAGCATTAGgagatgtaaataatattcaagATCCTACCCTTCATGGACAAGTTATGGATTACCTTGTTCAGCTTACACAAACACTTCTGAAA ATTCGCTTGAATCAAGGTGTGTCTGGTGACAACCAAGCGACTCCTCCAGCTCCAGAACTTATACCTCCACTTACAGTCATTGCTCCATGGTGTTTTAAG GCAATACAACTTCCTAGTCAATATGAAGTTGGCAAATTAGCAGCATACCGTTTGATCTGTCTTCTAACAGTTCAACCACAAGATATTAATTTGCCAAAACAGCACTTAACTCTTTTTTATCGTGCGGTCCATAGTGGTATCGTTAGTAATGATAACAAAGTGTTACATGTATTGGTCAAGTATACTGGTCCTAGGTTGTTCAGTTTGAATCTTCCTGGATCTAGTCTTTTAATCTTGGATTATATTCATGCTGCTAATGTAATATTGAGCAATCAGGATATTCAG GCACCAAGAACTGAGGCCGTTTCGATTATCGGATCGTTACTATCTTTACCAGCTACTACAGTTAAATTACCTGTATTGCAACCTACTGCGAACGATATTGTAACCATGACATGTCCAGATGCAAAG GAACATATAATTATGATACTTTTGAGAAGTTGTAGACGCGAACCAACTGGCATTGCAAGATGCATAGCTGTTTCCAGCATTGCTATGTTTGTATACAGGGAATTGTGCTACAAAAATCAACATCCACGAATCCCAGAAGCTGTTACGGTTCTTCTCTTAGCACTTAAA GCTACTCATGCTACTGTTGCTCAAGTGGCATGCGATTCTCTTTTGTTGTTATGTGATAAAGCAGATATTCTGCTAGAGCTATATCCAAATGTGCCATGTAAAATAATTCAA ATTTTATCGGAAACACTTGGATATATGAGCACTCGAGAAAGACGCGGTCCTTTGACGATATCAATGTTATTCTGTTTGGGCGAATGGGCTATGCACCTTGGTCCTTCCGTTCTATTACGCGTTTTTCAAGGAAAACCTCTGTTAATGACTTTATTTACG GTTTTGGATAACATAGTACAAGATACAATCGATAAAGATGTATCACAAACAAATAAAAGTCAtgaggatgaagatgatgaTTTTGATCCTGATATTACTTTAGATAACTTAGCTGACGATATTTGCGCAAAATCACCCCGTCGAGGCAATACTCAGTCCGTTCAGTTAGCAGCAAAGATG GTAATGATGCATTTAATAAATCATTTGGGACATTTTCCAATGGGTATTGGAGCTGCACGTTTATCTTCGTTAGTTGTCGAATTAGATGATGTACCAGGAATCGATGGGGATGAGCTATCTTCTGCAATTTTTCATGCGCCAAATATACAACTGTTGAtgttgtcaaattctgtaataatgtcaCTTGTTGAACTGGCAGCATTAGATGCACCCGGCGGAGGTGTTACAGCTGGATTAACAACAGCACCATCATTAGTCAGGGTATTATTGCGAGATTTAGCAGGGAAAGCATCCTGGGATAGTTCTATTTTATACAGTCAACCGTTTGTTGAAGACGATGTGCCGATTGCATTTACAAAACATG TTGAATGGAAAGCAAAAGTACATGGAGACGATTTGAGCAGTGTTATAACATCTCAAACATGTACACCTCGACATACGATAAGACATCGTGAGCCACATATATTGCCTACATTTGCAAATGCCGCGAGTGATATGGACAATTTAGATGAT ctCTTACAATACATAGGACATACAAGTCCGGAAGTATTAACTAATCCAGAAATTGCACTTAATGCGCCTGCTAATCCACCACAAGGTCAATATCTTGAGAGTGAAACCATTGCCACAATTCTCAACCAGAGAAACGCTGAGCAAGAGCATATCAATAATTGGAGTCAGCACATTAG CATGTGTGCGTCAGCAATAAGTCCACCATCGTGTCGTCCACCTCCAGCACCGTTTCATCACTGCCGTCTTTTATTTTCGCACTTGGGTTTATCCGGTTGGGAACAACGTAGAAAATTGCATTTATTATCCAAAAACGAAAAACTTTTACGCGAATTACGAAATCTCGATAGTCAACGATCTAGAGAAACGCataaaatagccgtaatttatGTCAGCCAGGGACAAGAAGACAAAAACTCCATATTAAGTAATGTCACTGCTAGCAAAGAATATGAAAGCTTTATTGCTAGATTGGCTTGGGAGGTCGAACTTGAATCACATACAGGCTTTCTTGGAGGCCTTGTACCTGGAAAAGCATCTGGTGTTACAGCACCTTACTTTGCAACATCTTTCACTGAAATCCTTTTTCATGTAGCAACAAGAATGCCTTCTGATAGTCCCGAAAGTTTGTTGCAAAAA ACACGGCATCTCGGTAACGATGAGATTCACATAGTTTGGTCAGAACATTGGAGAGATTATCGTCGGGATATTATACCAACTGAATTTTGTGATGttttaatagtaatttatccgttacataataaattatatagaatCCAAATTTCTCGAAAACCAGAAATTCCGTTTTTTGGACCCCTGTTTGATGAGTGTATCGTTGAAGATAAAGTTTTACCTGGGTTAGTGAGGACAACAGCATTGGCGGCAAGTAGGGCAAAACGATCGACACTTACATTATATCAACATTA TTATGAAGAGAGAGCGAGGTCTATCGATACTGTTATGAGGAATCACAAGGAAGCTACTACATTTGAAGAATTTACAGCCAATGTATATTCACCCGTACAGCCGCCAAGTCCGTTTAGTGGGACTTCTTCAGTATCTG CATCGTCAAACCTCGCAGCAGCGCTTATAGATTCACATCAGGGCCGATCGGGACTGCGAAGTTCTTCAGCAGCGAGCAGTGATAACCGCGCGAATAGAGGTGACTAA
- the LOC117159358 gene encoding putative Rho GTPase-activating protein CG5521 isoform X3: protein MFSKKLHVDVKKSTLKIQDVKKDSATRFKHLKIVLENVDTDEAKGFFEGNFSHVYFILYDCFVSAETNLRQRVHKAHREELEQVLQLLEKVLTLLPELLNRRWQCHSLARILQKLLHPGNSWKLRREAIRYFILWYQALGENAPDHIHQMFASLIPGFPPQQPSPYKSERKIDGKKDKLVKVIGCDDKDKKEFYDTQLSQSTFHDNGSNQCPVTQVDNGPILPPQSGEKPLDNETVRFLEALLEFMVTQVVKIEWRDKSSRQHKTFQFLLERFKTTYLRHICPEFDENFSLYKPNLELPTMRKPTNQSQDNYVLCKVALIKWIASFTHIARKDARVAHLSHSTTPNEENTEPELRRVSVTQNSADSTLLSPESTVSQQENQNQEDSSVSAVTLVRDVLYGNRDNVNFVHELYRQAFLLDFNHAGAIRKAIAVYKDWIQMNELPPFMLEPLDSHKERDFEENPRKDLNDIDKSPSESYRQTRLRNDSYLGAIHRENLFIRAGLQNVLQVFITQASNVFFLENSGPNASLSLLEEQTDSCKRVLNVYRYVVMNSRLEPGTWEQLLRVLLQITSLVLNEKSSRRKIQESIGGKLAPAIFQTLIVTWIKANLNVVISTQLWDQFLEVLTSLTQWEELIREWAKTLDTLTRVLARHVYNLDLNDLPLDRLSEQKTKKRRGVGSRAASTGSVQPPRKGSVDQDNNTVSKENVSDHPMRDLRKVRPLPRSASDNTIYNGKARTKLHRNRTHTVHSGIPVLPLSIEQDMARLLSNGTTSSSTTGRKMLPNRRAKSLDSIVIVDSEPPSPRCPSPTPSSGVDSNKDSPIQIENIDGSSIDTNDASERRSVMAGGGVRGWLPDVAVVLWRRMLSALGDVNNIQDPTLHGQVMDYLVQLTQTLLKIRLNQGVSGDNQATPPAPELIPPLTVIAPWCFKAIQLPSQYEVGKLAAYRLICLLTVQPQDINLPKQHLTLFYRAVHSGIVSNDNKVLHVLVKYTGPRLFSLNLPGSSLLILDYIHAANVILSNQDIQAPRTEAVSIIGSLLSLPATTVKLPVLQPTANDIVTMTCPDAKEHIIMILLRSCRREPTGIARCIAVSSIAMFVYRELCYKNQHPRIPEAVTVLLLALKATHATVAQVACDSLLLLCDKADILLELYPNVPCKIIQILSETLGYMSTRERRGPLTISMLFCLGEWAMHLGPSVLLRVFQGKPLLMTLFTVLDNIVQDTIDKDVSQTNKSHEDEDDDFDPDITLDNLADDICAKSPRRGNTQSVQLAAKMVMMHLINHLGHFPMGIGAARLSSLVVELDDVPGIDGDELSSAIFHAPNIQLLMLSNSVIMSLVELAALDAPGGGVTAGLTTAPSLVRVLLRDLAGKASWDSSILYSQPFVEDDVPIAFTKHVEWKAKVHGDDLSSVITSQTCTPRHTIRHREPHILPTFANAASDMDNLDDLLQYIGHTSPEVLTNPEIALNAPANPPQGQYLESETIATILNQRNAEQEHINNWSQHISMCASAISPPSCRPPPAPFHHCRLLFSHLGLSGWEQRRKLHLLSKNEKLLRELRNLDSQRSRETHKIAVIYVSQGQEDKNSILSNVTASKEYESFIARLAWEVELESHTGFLGGLVPGKASGVTAPYFATSFTEILFHVATRMPSDSPESLLQKTRHLGNDEIHIVWSEHWRDYRRDIIPTEFCDVLIVIYPLHNKLYRIQISRKPEIPFFGPLFDECIVEDKVLPGLVRTTALAASRAKRSTLTLYQHYYEERARSIDTVMRNHKEATTFEEFTANVYSPVQPPSPFSGTSSVSGSTTSVQSTASSNLAAALIDSHQGRSGLRSSSAASSDNRANRGD from the exons ATGTTCAGCAAAAAACTTCATGTAGACGTCAAAAAGTCAACACTGAAGATTCAGGATGTTAAAAAGGATAGCGCGACTCGGTTCAAGCATCTTAAAATTGTACTAG aaaatgtggaTACTGATGAAGCAAAGGGGTTTTTTGAAGGCAACTTCAGTCATgtctattttattctatatgattGTTTTGTATCAGCTGAAACAAATCTGCGACAACGAG TGCATAAAGCACATAGAGAGGAATTGGAACAGGTGTTGCAACTCTTGGAAAAAGTCTTAACACTTCTTCCTGAGCTGCTTAATAGAAGATGGCAATGTCATAGTCTAGCAAGGATTTTACAAAAGCTTCTACATCCTGGTAATAGTTGGAAACTTAGAAGAGAAGCTATAAG ATACTTTATTTTGTGGTACCAAGCACTTGGTGAAAATGCTCCTGATCACATTCACCAAATGTTTGCAAGCTTGATACCAGGGTTTCCACCGCAACAACCATCTCCTTATAAGTCTGAACGTAAGATAGATGGAAAGAAAGATAAACTTGTCAAAGTTATTGGTTGTGATGATAAAGATAAGAAGGAATTTTATGATACACAATTGTCACAAAGTACTTTTCATGATAATGGTTCAAACCAGTGCCCTGTCACTCAAGTTGACAATGGACCTATTTTACCCCCACAAAGTGGGGAAAAGCCTCTTGATAATGAGACTGTTCGATTTTTAGAAGCATTACTTGAATTTATGGTTACTCag GTTGTAAAGATAGAATGGAGAGATAAATCTTCAAGACAGCACAAgacttttcaatttttattagaacGTTTTAAAACTACGTATCTTCGTCATATTTGTCCTGAGTTTGATGAGAATTTTTCGTTGTACAAACCGAATTTGGAGTTGCCTACGATGCGAAAACCAACGAATCAGAGTCAGGATAATTATGTATTGTGCAAAGTTGCTTTGATTAAGTGGATCGCTAGTTTTACCCATATCGCTAGAAAAGATGCTCGTGTCGCACATCTTTCGCATAG cACAACTCCAAATGAAGAAAATACGGAACCAGAGCTTCGTCGAGTTTCCGTTACACAAAATAGTGCTGACTCAACTTTATTATCTCCCGAATCAACTGTGTCTCAACAAGAGAATCAAAATCAGGAAGATAGTAGTGTTTCAGCAGTCACTCTTGTTAGGGATGTTCTATATGGAAACAGGGATAACGTGAATTTCGTACATGAGCTATACAGACAAGCATTTTTGTTAGACTTTAACCATGCTGGTGCTATAAGAAAAGCTATAGCGGTTTATAAAGATTGGATTCAAATGAAT GAATTACCACCATTCATGTTGGAACCATTGGATAGTCATAAGGAAAGGGATTTCGAAGAAAATCCGAGAAAAGATCTAAATGATATCGATAAAAGTCCTTCGGAAAGTTATCGTCAAACAAGATTGAGAAATGATTCTTACCTCGGTGCTATACACagagaaaatttatttataagagCGGGGCTACAAAATGTTTTGCAAGTGTTCATTACACAAGCTTCCAACGTCTTCTTCTTAGAGAATTCTGGACCGAATGCATCTTTATCATTACTGGAAGAACAGACCGATAGTTGCAAAAGAGTTTTGAACGTATATCGATATGTTGTAATGAATTCTCGATTAGAACCGGGTACTTGGGAACAGTTGCTTAG AGTATTACTACAAATAACATCACttgttttaaatgaaaaatcTTCTCGGCGCAAGATTCAAGAAAGCATTGGCGGTAAACTTGCCCCTGCCATATTTCAGACTTTAATCGTTACATGGATTAAAGCTAATTtaaatgttgttatttctacACAATTGTGGGATCAGTTCCTGGAAGTGTTGACTTCTTTAACACAGTGGGAAGAGCTAATTCGAGAATGGGCG aAAACATTGGATACTTTAACAAGGGTGCTTGCCAGGCATGTGTATAATTTGGATTTAAATGATTTACCATTAGATAGATTGAGTGAACAAAAAACTAAAAAGCGTCGTGGTGTTGGAAGCCGGGCTGCTTCAACCGGAAGTGTTCAACCACCACGCAAAGGAAGTGTCGATCAAGATAATAATACCGTATCTAAAGAAAATGTTTCAG ACCACCCGATGCGAGACTTAAGGAAGGTACGACCACTTCCTCGTAGTGCAAGCGATAATACGATATACAATGGAAAAGCACGTACAAAACTTCATAGAAATCGCACACATACTGTACACAGTGGTATTCCTG TACTCCCCCTATCGATAGAGCAAGATATGGCACGACTATTGTCAAACGGTACTACTTCGTCGTCGACAACTGGTCGGAAAATGTTACCGAACAGGCGTGCTAAATCTTTGGATAGCATTGTAATAGTCGATAGCGAACCACCATCACCACGTTGTCCTTCTCCAACACCGAGCAGCGGAGTCGACAGTAACAAAGACAGTCCGATACAGATAGAAAACATTGACGGCAGTAGTATCG ATACGAATGATGCATCAGAAAGGAGATCTGTTATGGCAGGTGGTGGAGTTCGCGGATGGTTACCCGATGTTGCGGTCGTATTATGGCGTCGTATGCTATCAGCATTAGgagatgtaaataatattcaagATCCTACCCTTCATGGACAAGTTATGGATTACCTTGTTCAGCTTACACAAACACTTCTGAAA ATTCGCTTGAATCAAGGTGTGTCTGGTGACAACCAAGCGACTCCTCCAGCTCCAGAACTTATACCTCCACTTACAGTCATTGCTCCATGGTGTTTTAAG GCAATACAACTTCCTAGTCAATATGAAGTTGGCAAATTAGCAGCATACCGTTTGATCTGTCTTCTAACAGTTCAACCACAAGATATTAATTTGCCAAAACAGCACTTAACTCTTTTTTATCGTGCGGTCCATAGTGGTATCGTTAGTAATGATAACAAAGTGTTACATGTATTGGTCAAGTATACTGGTCCTAGGTTGTTCAGTTTGAATCTTCCTGGATCTAGTCTTTTAATCTTGGATTATATTCATGCTGCTAATGTAATATTGAGCAATCAGGATATTCAG GCACCAAGAACTGAGGCCGTTTCGATTATCGGATCGTTACTATCTTTACCAGCTACTACAGTTAAATTACCTGTATTGCAACCTACTGCGAACGATATTGTAACCATGACATGTCCAGATGCAAAG GAACATATAATTATGATACTTTTGAGAAGTTGTAGACGCGAACCAACTGGCATTGCAAGATGCATAGCTGTTTCCAGCATTGCTATGTTTGTATACAGGGAATTGTGCTACAAAAATCAACATCCACGAATCCCAGAAGCTGTTACGGTTCTTCTCTTAGCACTTAAA GCTACTCATGCTACTGTTGCTCAAGTGGCATGCGATTCTCTTTTGTTGTTATGTGATAAAGCAGATATTCTGCTAGAGCTATATCCAAATGTGCCATGTAAAATAATTCAA ATTTTATCGGAAACACTTGGATATATGAGCACTCGAGAAAGACGCGGTCCTTTGACGATATCAATGTTATTCTGTTTGGGCGAATGGGCTATGCACCTTGGTCCTTCCGTTCTATTACGCGTTTTTCAAGGAAAACCTCTGTTAATGACTTTATTTACG GTTTTGGATAACATAGTACAAGATACAATCGATAAAGATGTATCACAAACAAATAAAAGTCAtgaggatgaagatgatgaTTTTGATCCTGATATTACTTTAGATAACTTAGCTGACGATATTTGCGCAAAATCACCCCGTCGAGGCAATACTCAGTCCGTTCAGTTAGCAGCAAAGATG GTAATGATGCATTTAATAAATCATTTGGGACATTTTCCAATGGGTATTGGAGCTGCACGTTTATCTTCGTTAGTTGTCGAATTAGATGATGTACCAGGAATCGATGGGGATGAGCTATCTTCTGCAATTTTTCATGCGCCAAATATACAACTGTTGAtgttgtcaaattctgtaataatgtcaCTTGTTGAACTGGCAGCATTAGATGCACCCGGCGGAGGTGTTACAGCTGGATTAACAACAGCACCATCATTAGTCAGGGTATTATTGCGAGATTTAGCAGGGAAAGCATCCTGGGATAGTTCTATTTTATACAGTCAACCGTTTGTTGAAGACGATGTGCCGATTGCATTTACAAAACATG TTGAATGGAAAGCAAAAGTACATGGAGACGATTTGAGCAGTGTTATAACATCTCAAACATGTACACCTCGACATACGATAAGACATCGTGAGCCACATATATTGCCTACATTTGCAAATGCCGCGAGTGATATGGACAATTTAGATGAT ctCTTACAATACATAGGACATACAAGTCCGGAAGTATTAACTAATCCAGAAATTGCACTTAATGCGCCTGCTAATCCACCACAAGGTCAATATCTTGAGAGTGAAACCATTGCCACAATTCTCAACCAGAGAAACGCTGAGCAAGAGCATATCAATAATTGGAGTCAGCACATTAG CATGTGTGCGTCAGCAATAAGTCCACCATCGTGTCGTCCACCTCCAGCACCGTTTCATCACTGCCGTCTTTTATTTTCGCACTTGGGTTTATCCGGTTGGGAACAACGTAGAAAATTGCATTTATTATCCAAAAACGAAAAACTTTTACGCGAATTACGAAATCTCGATAGTCAACGATCTAGAGAAACGCataaaatagccgtaatttatGTCAGCCAGGGACAAGAAGACAAAAACTCCATATTAAGTAATGTCACTGCTAGCAAAGAATATGAAAGCTTTATTGCTAGATTGGCTTGGGAGGTCGAACTTGAATCACATACAGGCTTTCTTGGAGGCCTTGTACCTGGAAAAGCATCTGGTGTTACAGCACCTTACTTTGCAACATCTTTCACTGAAATCCTTTTTCATGTAGCAACAAGAATGCCTTCTGATAGTCCCGAAAGTTTGTTGCAAAAA ACACGGCATCTCGGTAACGATGAGATTCACATAGTTTGGTCAGAACATTGGAGAGATTATCGTCGGGATATTATACCAACTGAATTTTGTGATGttttaatagtaatttatccgttacataataaattatatagaatCCAAATTTCTCGAAAACCAGAAATTCCGTTTTTTGGACCCCTGTTTGATGAGTGTATCGTTGAAGATAAAGTTTTACCTGGGTTAGTGAGGACAACAGCATTGGCGGCAAGTAGGGCAAAACGATCGACACTTACATTATATCAACATTA TTATGAAGAGAGAGCGAGGTCTATCGATACTGTTATGAGGAATCACAAGGAAGCTACTACATTTGAAGAATTTACAGCCAATGTATATTCACCCGTACAGCCGCCAAGTCCGTTTAGTGGGACTTCTTCAGTATCTG GATCTACAACAAGCGTGCAATCCACAGCATCGTCAAACCTCGCAGCAGCGCTTATAGATTCACATCAGGGCCGATCGGGACTGCGAAGTTCTTCAGCAGCGAGCAGTGATAACCGCGCGAATAGAGGTGACTAA